A single window of Flavobacteriales bacterium DNA harbors:
- a CDS encoding FAD-binding protein, translating to MDAKIMVALQEIVGDTYVYTDRERLTVYGKDETEDLVFLPHVAVRPGSVDEVSAVLSLCNAQGIPVTPRGAGTGLSGGALPVMGGVVMAMDRLNHILEIDEANYQATVEPGVINQVFQEAVAAKGLYYPPDPASKGSCFLGGNMAESSGGPHAVKYGITRDYVLNLEVVLPTGEVIWTGANVLKNSTGYNLTQLMIGSEGTLGVITKIRLKLIPHPTRTLLMFVPFVSAEKACAAVAAVFQAGITPSALEFMERDALLCARSYDDNITIDPGEAEAYLLIEVDGFEEEVLIRDCERISEVLEGFDAGEVLFAESEAQKETLWYMRRKVAEAVKHVSVYKEEDTVVPRAALPKLLNGVKEIGKKYGFRSVCYGHAGDGNLHVNILKDNMSDEAWNVDLPKGIREIFRLTVELGGTLSGEHGIGWVQKSYMDIAFGKTQLEIMKGIKRVFDPKGILNPGKIFPDDE from the coding sequence ATGGACGCCAAAATTATGGTGGCGTTGCAGGAAATTGTAGGAGATACATATGTGTACACAGACCGGGAACGGTTGACGGTTTATGGCAAAGACGAAACCGAAGACCTTGTGTTCTTGCCTCATGTAGCAGTGAGGCCCGGTTCGGTGGATGAGGTTTCAGCAGTCCTCTCACTATGCAATGCCCAAGGGATACCTGTTACTCCGAGGGGAGCCGGGACCGGCCTGAGCGGTGGTGCGTTACCTGTAATGGGCGGTGTGGTGATGGCCATGGATCGTTTGAACCATATCCTGGAGATTGACGAAGCGAACTACCAGGCCACGGTGGAGCCCGGTGTGATCAATCAGGTGTTCCAGGAGGCTGTGGCTGCAAAGGGATTGTATTACCCACCTGATCCCGCCAGCAAGGGGTCATGTTTTCTGGGTGGGAACATGGCCGAGTCGTCCGGAGGTCCGCATGCAGTCAAATATGGTATTACGAGGGATTACGTGCTGAACCTGGAAGTAGTGCTTCCAACCGGTGAAGTGATTTGGACGGGAGCCAATGTGCTGAAGAACTCAACCGGATATAATCTGACCCAGCTGATGATCGGTAGTGAAGGTACGCTGGGTGTGATCACCAAAATCAGGTTGAAGTTGATCCCGCATCCGACCCGCACGCTGCTGATGTTTGTGCCTTTTGTATCTGCTGAGAAGGCTTGTGCTGCTGTGGCCGCCGTGTTTCAAGCTGGCATCACGCCATCGGCATTGGAATTCATGGAACGGGATGCCTTGTTGTGTGCCCGCAGCTATGATGACAACATCACCATAGATCCGGGAGAGGCGGAAGCTTATTTGTTGATTGAAGTGGATGGATTTGAAGAAGAGGTGTTGATTCGCGATTGTGAGCGGATATCAGAAGTATTGGAAGGGTTTGATGCGGGGGAGGTGCTATTTGCCGAATCGGAAGCCCAGAAAGAAACACTCTGGTACATGCGGAGAAAAGTGGCGGAAGCCGTGAAGCATGTGTCTGTATATAAGGAAGAGGATACCGTTGTTCCCCGCGCAGCCCTTCCGAAGTTGTTGAACGGGGTGAAGGAGATAGGCAAGAAATACGGTTTCCGTTCGGTGTGCTACGGTCATGCGGGTGATGGCAACCTGCATGTGAATATTCTCAAAGACAACATGAGCGATGAAGCCTGGAATGTGGACTTACCCAAAGGTATTCGGGAAATATTCAGGTTAACAGTAGAACTCGGCGGAACATTGTCGGGTGAACACGGAATCGGCTGGGTCCAGAAATCATACATGGACATCGCCTTCGGGAAAACCCAGCTGGAAATAATGAAAGGGATCAAACGTGTGTTTGATCCCAAGGGTATTCTGAATCCGGGAAAGATTTTCCCGGATGATGAGTGA
- a CDS encoding S9 family peptidase: MTRTGASACALFLLSTTLGFAQKKLTLEDIWTSPKFRQDYVWGINSMKDGSNYTSMAYLSDGSKAIVQYAYKTGKAVDTLLKSTWVNPPLDFDDYGFSPDESKILVSTETEKIYRHSSMSNYYIYDRATKKASKVSEGEKLLFATFSPTGNRIAFVRQNNLFVIDLEGMLEEQITTDGTENQIINGRTDWVYEEEFAFDKGFFWSPDGNKIAFYRFDESAVPQYFFPKYEGNLYPEEYRFKYPKAGEENAKVSVLVYDLKNKKITQTGIRTSPDEYIPRVKWTHDPNLLCVYFMNRHQNELELIGYNTTTKERSSLLKETSDTYIDIDDDQYFLNDGQHFIWTSESDGYKHIYLYDMKGTKVRQITKGTWEVTSFYGIDENTQTLYYSSAEPGATERQVYSIKIDGTGKKSLTPEKGWNEASFSNGMKYFINFWSDINTPSRISLHEQSGKLIRDLETNDELKKTLSEYNLPQTEMFKFMTQTETLLNGYMIKPPNFNPDKQYPVLMYVYGGPGVQTVTNQWGGPTHLWHLYMAQQGYIVVSVDNRGTGGRGAAFKNCTYKNLGKLETEDQIEAARFLSSLTFVDKDRIGIQGWSFGGYMSSLCITKGADYFKTAIAVAPVTNWRYYDSIYTERYLQTPQENPSGYDDNSPINFVDKIKGKYLLIHGMADDNVHFQNAAEMIRAMVDKNIPFELGVYPDKNHSIYGGNTRLHLYSKMTEFLLRNL; this comes from the coding sequence ATGACCCGTACGGGCGCCAGCGCATGCGCTTTGTTTTTACTTTCCACCACATTGGGATTTGCCCAGAAAAAGTTGACCTTGGAAGACATCTGGACGAGTCCCAAGTTCAGGCAGGACTACGTTTGGGGCATCAACTCCATGAAAGACGGCAGCAACTATACATCCATGGCGTACCTGTCTGACGGGTCGAAAGCCATCGTTCAATATGCCTACAAGACCGGCAAAGCGGTAGACACTTTACTAAAGTCGACCTGGGTGAACCCGCCGCTTGATTTTGATGACTATGGGTTCAGTCCGGATGAGTCCAAAATTCTTGTATCCACAGAAACCGAGAAGATTTACCGGCATTCCTCCATGTCCAATTACTACATATACGACCGTGCCACCAAGAAGGCATCCAAGGTATCGGAAGGAGAAAAGCTTCTGTTTGCTACCTTTTCACCTACCGGCAACAGGATCGCCTTTGTAAGGCAAAACAACCTGTTTGTGATTGACCTGGAAGGCATGCTGGAAGAACAGATCACAACAGACGGAACCGAGAACCAGATCATCAACGGCCGCACCGACTGGGTGTATGAGGAAGAGTTTGCATTCGACAAGGGTTTCTTCTGGTCGCCGGATGGCAACAAGATCGCCTTTTACCGGTTTGATGAATCTGCCGTACCACAATACTTTTTCCCTAAATATGAAGGCAACCTTTATCCTGAGGAATACAGGTTCAAATACCCGAAAGCAGGCGAAGAGAATGCAAAAGTGAGTGTACTTGTCTACGACCTTAAAAACAAGAAGATCACACAAACAGGTATCCGCACCTCACCCGATGAGTACATTCCGAGGGTGAAATGGACCCACGATCCGAACCTGTTGTGCGTGTACTTCATGAACCGCCATCAGAACGAACTGGAATTGATCGGTTACAATACCACCACGAAGGAGCGCTCCTCCCTGTTAAAGGAGACTTCGGACACCTACATCGACATCGATGACGACCAGTACTTCCTGAACGACGGACAACACTTCATCTGGACAAGTGAGTCCGACGGCTACAAGCACATCTACCTGTACGACATGAAAGGCACCAAAGTGCGCCAGATCACCAAAGGCACTTGGGAGGTCACTTCGTTTTACGGGATCGATGAAAATACACAGACCTTATATTATAGCTCTGCGGAACCGGGTGCCACCGAACGCCAGGTGTACAGCATCAAGATTGACGGAACAGGCAAAAAATCGCTGACACCGGAGAAAGGATGGAATGAAGCAAGCTTCAGCAACGGCATGAAGTACTTCATCAACTTCTGGTCGGATATCAATACGCCAAGCAGAATCTCCCTACACGAACAATCAGGCAAACTCATCCGCGACCTGGAAACCAATGATGAATTAAAAAAGACCCTCTCCGAATACAACCTACCCCAAACGGAAATGTTCAAGTTCATGACCCAGACAGAAACCCTGCTGAACGGGTACATGATCAAACCGCCAAACTTCAATCCCGACAAACAATACCCGGTGTTGATGTATGTATACGGAGGTCCGGGTGTACAAACCGTTACCAACCAGTGGGGCGGCCCAACGCACCTGTGGCACCTGTACATGGCCCAGCAGGGATACATCGTGGTATCGGTAGACAACCGCGGAACCGGTGGCCGGGGAGCGGCATTCAAAAACTGCACCTACAAGAACCTGGGCAAACTTGAAACGGAAGACCAGATCGAAGCTGCACGTTTCCTGTCAAGCCTCACATTTGTAGACAAGGATCGCATCGGCATCCAGGGCTGGAGCTTCGGGGGCTACATGTCTTCACTATGCATCACCAAAGGGGCCGATTATTTCAAAACCGCCATCGCCGTGGCGCCTGTCACCAACTGGCGTTACTACGATTCCATCTACACAGAAAGATACCTGCAAACCCCTCAGGAAAACCCCAGCGGATATGACGACAACTCCCCCATCAATTTTGTGGATAAGATCAAAGGCAAATACCTGCTCATTCATGGCATGGCGGACGACAATGTGCATTTCCAGAATGCAGCCGAAATGATCCGCGCCATGGTCGACAAGAACATTCCTTTTGAGTTGGGTGTGTATCCCGACAAGAACCACAGCATCTACGGCGGTAACACACGATTGCACCTGTATTCCAAGATGACAGAGTTCCTGCTCCGCAACCTGTAA
- a CDS encoding peptide MFS transporter → MEKQETLFGHPKGLYILFLTEMWERFSYYGMRAILTLYMYTEATAQNPGLGWDKTFALSIYGWYTMAVYVMSIPGGIIADRLLGQKKAVMLGGLLLCIGQSVLAFEGIYCFVSGLTLIVFGVGLLKPNISTIVGGLYKQGDIRRDKGFTIFYMGINCGALLAALIAGGVGEKYGWHYGFGLAGIGMIIGQVTFILGQKYLKGIGESAKDLEKSGVDLKRPLTKIERDRMVVLLLSFIIIIVFWGAFEQAGGLMNIYTNEKVNRSLFGWEMPTTWFQAFNPGFIILFGTLVANFWANRQLKNKEASTLLKMASGTIIMGLGFLLMTGASMESSSSADGKASLYWLIGAYLLHTIGELCASPTALSFITKLAPVKYASFMMGAYFAATGLGNKLAGILGEQAQSAGEMEIFLGIFIFTVAFGLLLRVFLKKLKALTHGAEDITADEHETEGFEVADTATA, encoded by the coding sequence ATGGAAAAACAGGAAACCCTATTCGGCCATCCCAAAGGTCTCTACATTCTGTTCCTCACCGAAATGTGGGAACGTTTCAGTTACTATGGCATGCGGGCCATTTTGACATTGTATATGTACACGGAAGCAACCGCACAGAATCCGGGCCTTGGTTGGGACAAAACCTTCGCCCTCTCCATTTACGGATGGTATACCATGGCGGTGTATGTCATGTCCATTCCCGGGGGCATCATCGCCGACCGTTTGTTGGGACAAAAGAAAGCGGTGATGCTGGGCGGGTTGCTATTATGCATCGGACAAAGCGTGCTGGCATTTGAAGGCATCTATTGCTTTGTCTCCGGCCTTACCCTGATTGTCTTTGGCGTGGGACTCCTCAAACCGAATATCTCTACCATCGTTGGCGGACTTTACAAACAAGGCGACATCCGTCGTGACAAAGGCTTCACCATTTTCTACATGGGCATCAACTGTGGTGCCCTGCTGGCGGCTCTGATCGCCGGTGGCGTGGGAGAAAAATACGGATGGCACTATGGGTTCGGACTGGCAGGTATCGGCATGATCATCGGTCAGGTTACTTTTATCCTGGGGCAGAAATACCTGAAAGGCATCGGAGAATCTGCCAAGGACCTTGAGAAATCCGGCGTGGACCTCAAACGCCCGCTGACCAAAATCGAACGGGACAGGATGGTCGTCCTGCTGCTTTCATTCATCATCATCATCGTATTCTGGGGCGCTTTTGAACAAGCCGGTGGTTTGATGAATATTTATACCAATGAGAAGGTGAACCGGAGCCTGTTCGGGTGGGAAATGCCCACCACCTGGTTCCAGGCTTTCAACCCCGGATTTATCATCCTGTTCGGTACGCTGGTGGCCAACTTCTGGGCCAACCGCCAATTGAAAAACAAAGAGGCTTCAACCTTATTAAAAATGGCATCCGGTACCATCATCATGGGACTTGGATTTCTGCTGATGACCGGCGCATCCATGGAAAGCAGTTCTTCCGCTGATGGAAAGGCAAGCCTGTACTGGCTCATCGGCGCCTATCTCCTGCATACCATTGGCGAACTTTGCGCATCGCCAACCGCCCTTTCATTTATCACGAAACTTGCACCTGTGAAATATGCCTCATTTATGATGGGGGCCTATTTCGCAGCAACCGGACTCGGAAACAAACTCGCCGGCATCCTGGGCGAACAAGCACAGTCAGCAGGAGAGATGGAGATCTTTCTGGGCATATTCATCTTCACGGTTGCGTTCGGTTTGTTGCTGAGGGTATTCCTCAAAAAACTCAAAGCCCTGACCCACGGTGCTGAAGACATCACGGCTGACGAACATGAAACCGAAGGCTTTGAAGTGGCCGACACCGCCACCGCATAG
- a CDS encoding zinc metallopeptidase yields the protein MFFIIIIAFALVGAAVSSRLKNRFAKYSKSTLSSGMTGKEVAERMLRDNRITDVQVISVEGHLSDHYNPAKKTINLSKEVYHGMNVAAAAVAAHETGHAVQHATEYVPLRFRSAMVPVVSFSSRFMNFIIIGSIFLGFTYRMYMEQIIWAVIIAQGALALFSLITLPVEIDASRRALIWLESSRITSGTQQEEAKDALKWAAMTYVVAALSAVTMLLYYVAQLSGRRS from the coding sequence ATGTTTTTTATCATCATCATCGCATTCGCATTGGTAGGAGCTGCAGTAAGTAGCAGGTTGAAGAACCGTTTTGCGAAGTACAGCAAATCAACATTGAGTTCCGGAATGACCGGCAAGGAAGTAGCCGAAAGAATGCTACGCGACAACCGCATCACCGACGTGCAGGTGATTTCAGTAGAAGGTCACCTGAGCGATCATTATAACCCTGCGAAGAAAACCATCAACCTCAGCAAGGAAGTATATCATGGAATGAATGTGGCTGCCGCTGCCGTTGCCGCCCACGAAACAGGACATGCCGTTCAACACGCAACCGAGTATGTCCCACTCCGATTCAGATCTGCCATGGTACCAGTGGTTTCATTCAGTTCACGCTTTATGAACTTCATTATCATCGGCAGCATTTTCCTTGGCTTCACTTACCGCATGTACATGGAGCAGATCATCTGGGCAGTCATCATCGCCCAGGGCGCATTGGCCCTCTTCAGCCTGATAACCCTTCCCGTAGAGATTGATGCGAGCCGCCGTGCTTTGATATGGCTGGAAAGTTCCAGGATCACATCCGGTACGCAACAAGAAGAAGCCAAGGATGCACTCAAGTGGGCGGCCATGACTTATGTAGTTGCAGCCCTTTCTGCTGTTACGATGCTCCTGTACTATGTAGCGCAGCTCAGCGGACGGCGGAGTTAA
- a CDS encoding Hsp20/alpha crystallin family protein produces the protein MTLIKFKKGDPAFHPALSDFFDDFLSPAVFNGGRVSMPAVNISEAEDKYHVEFSAPGFKKEDFDVKVENETLTVSAEFKAEKEGKEKNYSRKEFSFGSFKRSFSLPESVNANAIQAQYENGILKIDLPKKEETQVSPARQIKIS, from the coding sequence ATGACACTCATTAAATTTAAAAAGGGCGACCCCGCATTTCATCCTGCACTTTCAGACTTTTTTGATGATTTTCTCTCGCCCGCCGTCTTCAACGGAGGCAGGGTTTCCATGCCCGCCGTGAATATTTCGGAGGCGGAGGACAAATACCACGTGGAGTTTTCCGCGCCCGGATTCAAAAAGGAAGACTTTGATGTAAAGGTTGAAAACGAAACACTAACTGTTTCGGCGGAATTCAAAGCTGAAAAGGAAGGGAAGGAAAAAAACTACTCCCGCAAAGAATTCAGCTTTGGCTCATTCAAACGTTCTTTCAGTTTACCCGAAAGCGTTAATGCCAATGCCATTCAGGCGCAGTATGAGAATGGAATCCTGAAGATTGATCTTCCCAAGAAGGAAGAGACCCAGGTATCACCTGCACGCCAGATCAAAATTTCATAA
- a CDS encoding peptide MFS transporter, with translation MTLNQFGGSEDNQKTIIGHPVGLFILFFTEMWERFSYYGMRAILVFYLVSDISKHGFGWDQSSALMLYGTYTSLVYLTPLVGGWLADRVMGFRNAVTAGALLMTLGHVSLAFESVPTFYLGLTLLILGNGLFKPNISSIVGNMYPPENRKKDSAFTIFYMGVNAGAFLGMLICGWLGETYGWNYGFGCAGIFMFFGMLQFYFGQNIFGEIGLRPTKLKRPDRPSSPERTEEKVPFTKRDVTLLGVSLTVLVATIIAWFKVPYASIAIQYASVLPFICIMLFFVLNRLKRYPKVEKDRLGVIALLAFFTVFFWLAFEQAGGTMGLFAKDFTNRSLVSEGEIRAFQIISIALTVIPMLILTWVLGSLAVRIAKQYPLTIVFTGLSFAIIWGVIYMINEKNFDDKTLEIPASWFGTLNSFFIISLAPLFSNAWAYLSKRNRNISGPIKFAMGLFLLGAGFLALSFGASSIPQGATSASVSIIWLVMAYFLHTVGELFLSPVGLSYVNKLSPKRLLAFMFGVWYLSNFVANFLAGLIGSYMEEISKKSSISNFFFIFVISSAVAGIALLLLNKKMKKMMHGIDE, from the coding sequence TTGACTTTGAATCAGTTTGGAGGATCGGAAGACAACCAGAAAACCATCATTGGTCACCCGGTAGGACTATTCATTCTTTTCTTTACGGAAATGTGGGAACGCTTCAGCTACTACGGTATGCGGGCGATCCTGGTGTTTTACCTGGTCAGTGACATCAGTAAACACGGTTTCGGCTGGGACCAGAGTTCAGCGCTGATGCTCTATGGCACATACACCAGCCTCGTGTATCTGACCCCCTTGGTGGGTGGCTGGCTGGCCGACCGTGTCATGGGTTTCCGGAATGCTGTCACCGCAGGTGCCCTGCTGATGACCCTCGGGCACGTTTCCCTCGCCTTTGAAAGTGTACCGACATTCTACCTGGGCTTGACCCTGCTGATCCTGGGCAACGGACTTTTCAAGCCCAACATTTCGTCCATTGTCGGAAACATGTACCCCCCGGAAAACCGAAAGAAAGACTCGGCTTTCACCATCTTTTACATGGGTGTGAATGCCGGTGCATTCCTTGGCATGCTGATCTGTGGATGGCTCGGAGAAACCTACGGCTGGAATTACGGATTCGGTTGCGCAGGTATCTTCATGTTCTTCGGTATGCTGCAATTCTATTTCGGTCAGAACATTTTCGGCGAAATCGGGTTGCGCCCTACCAAACTGAAACGGCCTGACCGCCCTTCTTCTCCAGAACGCACGGAAGAAAAAGTACCCTTCACCAAACGCGATGTGACCTTATTGGGGGTTAGCCTGACCGTGCTGGTCGCCACCATTATTGCCTGGTTCAAGGTGCCCTATGCATCCATCGCCATTCAGTATGCAAGCGTGTTGCCATTCATTTGCATTATGCTATTCTTTGTCTTGAACCGCCTCAAACGCTACCCCAAAGTGGAAAAGGACCGACTGGGCGTGATTGCGCTCCTTGCCTTTTTCACCGTTTTCTTCTGGTTGGCCTTTGAACAGGCGGGTGGCACCATGGGACTTTTTGCCAAAGACTTCACCAATCGTTCGTTGGTGAGTGAAGGTGAAATCCGGGCGTTTCAGATCATCAGCATTGCATTGACGGTTATTCCGATGCTCATCCTTACCTGGGTGCTGGGGAGCCTGGCCGTGCGTATCGCCAAGCAATATCCGCTGACCATCGTCTTTACCGGACTGAGTTTTGCTATCATCTGGGGGGTCATTTACATGATCAACGAAAAGAATTTTGATGACAAGACATTGGAAATCCCTGCCAGTTGGTTCGGAACGCTGAACTCGTTCTTCATCATCTCACTCGCGCCGTTGTTCTCCAATGCATGGGCATACTTGTCAAAACGCAACCGGAACATAAGCGGTCCGATCAAATTTGCCATGGGGCTCTTTCTTCTCGGTGCAGGATTCCTTGCACTTTCCTTCGGGGCATCCTCCATTCCTCAAGGAGCTACATCTGCCAGTGTAAGCATCATTTGGCTGGTTATGGCTTACTTCCTGCACACGGTAGGAGAACTGTTCCTGAGTCCGGTAGGATTGTCGTATGTAAACAAGCTTTCACCGAAACGATTACTGGCTTTCATGTTCGGCGTCTGGTACCTGTCTAACTTCGTAGCCAATTTCCTGGCAGGATTGATCGGTAGCTACATGGAAGAGATATCCAAGAAAAGCTCCATTTCCAATTTCTTCTTCATT